The Devosia sp. 1566 sequence GCGCCCAGTGGGCGACCCCGGCCATTCCGGAGAATTGCAGTGACTACCCCCATTCTTGAAATCCGCAACCTGCACGCTCGCATCGAAGATCGCGAAATCCTCAAAGGCGTGAACCTGGTGATCCCTCCAGGTGAAGTGCATGCCGTCATGGGCCGCAACGGCTCGGGCAAGTCGACGCTGAGCTATGTGCTGGCCGGCAAGGAAGACTACGAAATCACGGAAGGCGAAGTTCTGATTGACGGCGAGGATCTCCTTGCCATGGAGCCCGCTGAGCGGGCTGCTGCTGGCCTGTTCCTCGCCTTCCAGTACCCGATCGAAATTCCCGGTGTGGCGACCATGACCTTCCTCAAGGCGGCGCTCAATGCACAGCGCAAGGCGCGCGGGGAAGGGGAACTGTCCACCCCCGATTTCATGCGTGCCGTGCGTCAGGCCGGCGCCGATCTCAACATTGATAGCGAGATGCTCAAGCGCCCCCTCAATGTCGGCTTCTCCGGCGGCGAAAAGAAGCGCGCTGAAGTGCTGCAGATGGCGCTGCTCCAGCCCAAGATGTGCATCCTCGACGAGACCGACTCCGGCCTGGATATCGATGCGCTGCAGGTCGTCTCGAAGGGTGTCAATGCGCTGCGGGCTCCGAACCGCTCCATGCTCGTCATCACCCACTATCAGCGTTTGCTGAACCACATCGTGCCTGATGTCGTGCATGTGTTCTCGGACGGACGGATCGTTGAAAGCGGCGACAAGGACCTGGCGCTTCAGCTTGAAGCCAAGGGCTATGCCGACTTCGATACCGCGGCGGCCTAGATGCGACAGAACCTGCAAATGCGGCTGAGTGCCGCCGAAGAAACTCTAATCGCCCAGCTCAAGGGCGCCGGTGCGGAAGCGGCGGCCGAGCGGATCACTGCGGCTGGCCTGCCGACCCGCCGGGTCGAAAGCTACCACTACACCGATCTTAAGAGCCTGTTGCGGTCCGTGCCGCCACTAGCTGAGGCTGCTAACGCTGCCGAGGCGCCGGCGCTGCGGATTGCTGGGGCTTATCAGGTTACCATCGTCAACGGTCGCGTTCAGGCCGCTCCGGCGGCCCCGGCGGGTGTCGTTGTCGGCAAGTCGGAAGGGGATGTGCTCTCCGCGCGCGATGATGTGCTGGTGCACCTCAACACCGCCCTCGCTCCCGAGAGCCTCAACCTGCATATCGACGGCGTAGTCGAGCAGGTCATCCATATCGATCGGCGTTCGGATGGACCGGCCGCTCATTCCGCGAGCGCGGTGAAGATCTTTGTGGCCGAGAGCGCCAAGGTTACCGTCATCGAGACCTATCTTGGGTCCAACGAAGCTCATATCGGCAATCACGCGACCTTCCTTGCTGTCGGCACCGGCGCCAACGTGACCCACATCACGGTTGACCTGTCGGCCCGCGCCGCGACGCATTTCGCTACCAACCAGTATGAGATCGGGCCAGCCGCCAACCTGCGCACCCTGGCGATCCACTCGGGTGCCGCCTTGTCGAGGACGCAGCTCTTTGCCCGCTTCTCGGGTGAAAATGCCCATGCCGATTTCACCGGCCTCAACCTGGTGGATGACGACAAGCACTGCGACATCACCCTCGACGTGCACCATGCGGTGCCGAACACGACCTCTCAGGAGATGTTCAAGCAGATCGCCCGCGGACGGTCCAAGGCCGTGTTCCAGGGCCGGATCGTCGTGGCTCGCGACGCGCAGAAGACTGACGCCAAGATGATGATGCAGGGCCTGATGCTCTCTGATCAGGCCGAGATCCTCTCCAAGCCGGAGCTTGAGATCTATGCCGACGACGTCGTCTGCGGCCACGGCTCCACCTGTGGTGAGCTGAACGCTGACTGGCTCTTCTACTTGATGAGCCGCGGTATTCCCCGGGCGCAGGCCGAGACCATGCTGGTCCGCGGCTTCCTTGCCGAGGTGCTTGATCCGATCGAGGATGAGGCACTCAACACCGTGCTCAACGGCATTGTGGATGCCTGGCTGCTGAACGGCCACTAGGCCCTGATCCGAGGTGTGACGCAGGACGTGCCACACCTCGTTCGTTATTCGCCGAGATGGGCGAGGCGGGTGCAATGCCCGTACGAAAGCTGAACCATGACCTTCAACCTGCAAAAAGTCCGCGCCGATTTTCCGATCCTGTCCGAGCAGATCCACGGCAAGCGTCTGGTGTTCCTTGATAGCGGCGCCTCGGCACAAAAGCCGGTGCAGGTGCTGGACCGTATGGATCACGCCTTCCGCCACGAATACGCCAATGTCCATCGCGGCCTGCACACACTGGCGAACCGTGCGACCGAGGCCTTTGAGGGCGGTCGCTCCGCCGTGCAAAAGTTCCTCAATGCGGGTCGCGCCGAGGAGATCATCTTCACCCGTTCGGCTACCGAGGCGATCAATCTTGTCGCCGCCTCCTTCGCGGGTCCGCGCATCGGAGAAGGCGACGAGATCGTGTTGTCCATGCTCGAGCACCATTCCAACATTGTGCCCTGGCACTTCCATCGCGAGCGCAAGGGTGCGGTGTTGCGCTGGGTAGATGTTCGCGACGACGGCTCGTTTGATCTTGATGCTTTTGCGGCCTCGCTGACGCCTCGCACCCGCATGGTTGCCATAACGCATATGAGCAATGTCACCGGCACGGTGACGCCCATCAAGCAGATCATCGAGATCGCCCATGCCCGCGGCATCCCCGTGTTGGTTGATGGTAGCCAAGGTGCGGTGCACACTGCTGTCGACGTGCAGGATCTGGATGCTGACTTTTACGTAATGACCGGCCACAAGCTCTATGGTCCGACTGGTATCGGAGTGCTCTACGGCAAGTATGATCTACTCGCGGAAATGCAGCCCTATCAGGGTGGCGGCGAGATGATCGAAACGGTCACGACTGAGGGCGTGACCTACGACGAGCCGCCTCACCGCTTTGAGGCTGGCACCCCACCCATCGTGCAGGCAATTGGTCTCGGGGCCGCGCTGAACTACATGGAAGCCCTTGGTCGCGGTGCCATTGCGTCCCATGAGGCAGAGGTTGCCGCCTATGCCCAGGAACGGCTCAGCCGCATCAATTCCCTGCGCCTGATAGGCACTGCGCCAGGCAAGGGCGGCATCTTCTCCTTCGAGATTGCCGGCGCGCATGCCCACGACGTCGCTACGATCCTTGATCGTTACGGCATTGCGGTACGTGCTGGTACCCACTGCGCCATGCCACTGCTGCAGCGTTTCGGCGTCACCTCTACCTGCCGGGCCTCCTTCGCCCTATATAATGGGACCGATGATGTCGACGCGCTGGTGGATGGCATCGAGCGCGCCCAGAAATTTTTCGCGTAAGCCGCGAGGACACCTATGACCGACCAAGCCGAAGCTACCGCCGTCGACGATACTGCCGAAACCTCCGTGCGGATCAATCCCACGGTTTCTTCCGCTATTCCCGAGGGTGAGGTCGAGCGCATTACGGCTGACCTGATCGCGGCGCTCAAGACCGTGTACGATCCGGAGATCCCGGTGGACATCTATGAGCTGGGCCTCATCTACAAGGTCGATCTGGATGACAACCGCAACCTC is a genomic window containing:
- the sufC gene encoding Fe-S cluster assembly ATPase SufC, whose product is MLEIRNLHARIEDREILKGVNLVIPPGEVHAVMGRNGSGKSTLSYVLAGKEDYEITEGEVLIDGEDLLAMEPAERAAAGLFLAFQYPIEIPGVATMTFLKAALNAQRKARGEGELSTPDFMRAVRQAGADLNIDSEMLKRPLNVGFSGGEKKRAEVLQMALLQPKMCILDETDSGLDIDALQVVSKGVNALRAPNRSMLVITHYQRLLNHIVPDVVHVFSDGRIVESGDKDLALQLEAKGYADFDTAAA
- the sufD gene encoding Fe-S cluster assembly protein SufD, which produces MRLSAAEETLIAQLKGAGAEAAAERITAAGLPTRRVESYHYTDLKSLLRSVPPLAEAANAAEAPALRIAGAYQVTIVNGRVQAAPAAPAGVVVGKSEGDVLSARDDVLVHLNTALAPESLNLHIDGVVEQVIHIDRRSDGPAAHSASAVKIFVAESAKVTVIETYLGSNEAHIGNHATFLAVGTGANVTHITVDLSARAATHFATNQYEIGPAANLRTLAIHSGAALSRTQLFARFSGENAHADFTGLNLVDDDKHCDITLDVHHAVPNTTSQEMFKQIARGRSKAVFQGRIVVARDAQKTDAKMMMQGLMLSDQAEILSKPELEIYADDVVCGHGSTCGELNADWLFYLMSRGIPRAQAETMLVRGFLAEVLDPIEDEALNTVLNGIVDAWLLNGH
- a CDS encoding cysteine desulfurase, giving the protein MTFNLQKVRADFPILSEQIHGKRLVFLDSGASAQKPVQVLDRMDHAFRHEYANVHRGLHTLANRATEAFEGGRSAVQKFLNAGRAEEIIFTRSATEAINLVAASFAGPRIGEGDEIVLSMLEHHSNIVPWHFHRERKGAVLRWVDVRDDGSFDLDAFAASLTPRTRMVAITHMSNVTGTVTPIKQIIEIAHARGIPVLVDGSQGAVHTAVDVQDLDADFYVMTGHKLYGPTGIGVLYGKYDLLAEMQPYQGGGEMIETVTTEGVTYDEPPHRFEAGTPPIVQAIGLGAALNYMEALGRGAIASHEAEVAAYAQERLSRINSLRLIGTAPGKGGIFSFEIAGAHAHDVATILDRYGIAVRAGTHCAMPLLQRFGVTSTCRASFALYNGTDDVDALVDGIERAQKFFA
- a CDS encoding SUF system Fe-S cluster assembly protein; protein product: MTDQAEATAVDDTAETSVRINPTVSSAIPEGEVERITADLIAALKTVYDPEIPVDIYELGLIYKVDLDDNRNLTIDMTLTAPGCPVAGEMPGWVENAARAVEGVQDVTVNMVFDPPWDASRMSEEAQVALNWW